TTTTCATATATAAACAGTGAACTAATAGACCCAACACTACTCATGGCACTATCCTCAACGACGATTTCATCGCCTTGAGAGGCGATAAAATAGCCCGCTGACAAACAACGGTTGGTAGAGGTTACTACAGGTTTCGACTTGCGGAAATTGGTCACGGCATCGGCTAACATCGAACAGCCATCAGCTGTACCCCCTGGTGTCGAAATTTTCAGAACTGCCCCCTTATACTTGTCGTCGGCTCTGGCTACGTCTAGCAACTTGGCCAGCTCCTCCATTCCCAAAGACCAATAAGAATATCGTGACATTTCGCCCACAATTGGCAAAACCAAAATATCACTACTAGCAGAATAAAGATTGGTGTAATAGTTATTCAAATACCTAGCGGTATCGGTACTAATAAGCTTCGTCTTAAACGCTTCGTGTAGCTTTGCGTTGGGTAACGTTTCAAAAAAAGTTGGTGCTGCTGTAGTCTGTAGTTTGTGCATCGTAATGCCAATATGCGACTCAGCGACGTTCCAGATATGCTCGTGAAAAATTTCGGCCATGATGTTCGTAAAAATTTTTACGAATATCATGGCCATATAATACTATATAAAGGACTAAAAGCCCCTTAGATAAAACCAGACATACTATTTTTTGGCCCGCCAGGCATAAACGCCAAAGACTCTCACCATCCAATACATGATATAATGACGTATTGATGCCTGTGGATTTATTGCATTGGCCAAGTACAAAAACTGTTCATCGGCAAACTTCCTAGCGGCTTGTTCTCCTAGTTCTTTTTGCTTGTACTGCAAATCATACAAATAGTCATGTACCAAGGCTGCTCGATTATATTTGCCTATAGGTGGGAAAAACGACCAGAGCAACATTGGCACACTTGCAAAATCAGTAACATACCCAGCCGGTACCAAAATAACAGAGCCGTCTGAAAGTGTTTCTTCAAACGGCTCATAAAGCTCCCACCAATCAGCTTTGTCGCTGGGAGCTTCTCGATACATCACTACAATCTTATTGTACATTCGTTACTGCAAGCTTGAAGTTGGCAAGACTACCTTCAAAATTAAACCCTTGCAAAGCTTGGTTGATAAGCTCTAAACTACTTGCTAAATTATTGGCTCGATAAGCTTCAATCAACAAATACAGCTCAAACGGAATCACCTTGCTATCGGTATGGTAAATTACTGGAGAGGTAAAATCA
The DNA window shown above is from Flectobacillus major DSM 103 and carries:
- a CDS encoding S49 family peptidase, which encodes MAEIFHEHIWNVAESHIGITMHKLQTTAAPTFFETLPNAKLHEAFKTKLISTDTARYLNNYYTNLYSASSDILVLPIVGEMSRYSYWSLGMEELAKLLDVARADDKYKGAVLKISTPGGTADGCSMLADAVTNFRKSKPVVTSTNRCLSAGYFIASQGDEIVVEDSAMSSVGSISSLFIYENYSRQLQMQGVDVEMIRAQGGENKAKINPYEPLTEETRGYLQAQTNAARKEFVGYVKRGRVGKIKSEDVFSGNVYGAKDAITLGLADRIGDFNSAIKRCQQLAHA
- a CDS encoding DUF1353 domain-containing protein, whose product is MYNKIVVMYREAPSDKADWWELYEPFEETLSDGSVILVPAGYVTDFASVPMLLWSFFPPIGKYNRAALVHDYLYDLQYKQKELGEQAARKFADEQFLYLANAINPQASIRHYIMYWMVRVFGVYAWRAKK